GAACGATGCAAACAGTTTTCCAGACCATGACCCTGTGATTGATTTTGACGAAACACACTCGGCAGGAACATCCATGTATGTTCGTTTTGGTCAGCCTGTAACGGAATGGATCGAACTTACCCCAACTTATAATAAGAAAGTGAAGTCTTTAGAGCTGGTGGTTGAAACAAATGATAATGCCCGAAATCAATCGGTCGTTGCATTCATTCATGATGAGAATGGCAACCGCGTTTATTCGAGCTATCTGAAATTCCCCGGTCGACAATCTGTGGCTTTGGAACAGCCGGTTGATGTAGAAAAACTGAAGATACAACTGGTTGCAAGACACTACTCATCAAACATTTATGCTCACTATAAAGTGAAACTGAATGCCACGTTTACAGAGTAAGCTTTGAACTTCTCGAGAGAGCGCCAATGGGCGCTCTTTTTGATTATTAGCCCTGCACTGACTTTTCGCAGTACGAGATTTTTAGCATTGTTAATGTCGGGTGATGAAACATCGACAAAACTGAGCTGCAATCTTTTGCTCTCAATTAGAAACAACGATAAAGTGCTGCCTATACAGCTACCAGACTCTCTGCCATGAAGGTGGACCAGTAAAATTAAGAAGGAAATTTTGTGTCAGATGCCGTGATCAATATTAGGCCCGCTAAGCCGGATGAGCTGGAAACCATTCATGCTCTTGTGGTATCCAACGATGAATGGACAAAGTTCAATGGACCCTATTTCCCATATTCGCATCCTTCACTTGAACAGTTTGAAAGAGGGTCTTTTCAACGAATGATAAAAGGTGAAGATCTTCAATTGGTGACGGTAAATGATATTCCTGTTGGCACCGTGAGTTGTTATTGGGAATGTGAAGAAACACGCTGGCTCGAAGCTGGAATTGTCATTTACGACTCTGCTTTTTGGGGAAAAGGAATAGCAGCGACTGCAATTCCTCTTTGGGTTACTTATTTGTTTAAAAACAAGCAAATAGAGCGAGTTGGGATGACAACGTGGTCAGGAAACCCTCGCATGATGTCACTTGCACTCAAGCTTGGTTTTCAGCAAGAAGCTCGACTGCGAAAAGTAAGATACTTCAATGGCGAGTATTATGACTCAGTTAAATACGGAGTATTGCGTTCAGAGTGGCAAAAACTCCACTCAATAAGTTAACCAATTACTATCTACATGTTTGATGGTGGCTTTTATGGAAACACAGAGGATTAAATTAACCCCGCCTTCTTTAGAATATTCAGAATCCATGTTTACTGTTATTGAAGATAGCAAAGAGGAGTTTGCTCCTTTTCTTCCTTGGGTCACGGATGTATTAACACTGGCCGATATTGAGGAAAACACTAAAACTGCGTTAGTGAACTTTGAGCAGTTTGTAGATGAGTTTTGGTTCAACATTATCGAAAAAGCAACTGGGCAGTTTATCGGTGCAATAGGCTTTATTGTTAGAGATAAAAGTGTCCCTTATTTCGAGATCGGATATTGGCTACGCACCTCGAAGACAGGAAAAGGGTACGTTACAGAAGCTGTTAGTCTGGTTGAGCGATACGCATTCCGCGTTCGCTCTGCAAGGAGACTGGAAATAAAAATGGCTGAGTCAAATATTAAAAGTCAGGCCGTGGCAACGCGGTGCGGTTATCACTTTGAAGCTTGCTTGGTCAATGGCAGACGACTGCCTAGTGGCGATTTGGATAACACCTTAATCTATGTGAAAACACATTTATAGCCATTTTGAGGTCAAGTTAAAGCCTTAAGTGGTGAGAAGCCAACACAAGGTGCGTGAAAAGTGAAAAGGATGTTCTAGGGTTAATTGAAGTCACCAAACAGCTTCCCATTATAGACGTACCTATCTCTGATATCAGAGAGCTGGATGAAGAATTTTGGTATGAACTCGGTGGGGCGAAACCGACTTGCCGGAGTGTTCTGGAGCATGCAGCTTTAATTAACTATGTCTAGGTTACGTGTCGAAATTTAATGATAAGCCCGAGCTTGAAGAGTTTGGTTGGCTCAAGAGAGAGGAGCTCAACCAATTGATTCATAAAGAAAAGTGGTCACAGTAAGTGGCCGCCTTATTTTGATTTTGTATAATTAATCAATGCCTTAAATGGTTTAGCACTCCAAATTTTTCCATCTCCCCCTAATTTCTCCTTGAACAAATTATGAGCCCTTTACTCGGTTGTCAAACCGATAACTAGCTCACTTATTAATAATCTTAATAGTTATGGCGATCACAATAATCGTGCTGATTACTTTCCTTGATTAAATTATCACTTCAGGATGGGATCGATCCCATGGGATTGTTCCCATAAATCATAAAATATACAAACTTGAGTGAATCAATTGAGCTTTAACGCTACAAGGAAAGGATTATGAAACTATTACCTATTGCCAGCGCACTTTCCGTTGCCATCCTGTCAACCAGTACATTAGCCGCCACTTCTCCCGTCGAATTTTATGGCTACATGCGTGGTGGTGTCGGGCTGAGTAATGAGGGCGGTTCTAACAGCAAGTGGGAGGTAAACAAAGTCGGTCGTCTTGGAAACGAAGATGATCTGTATGGTGAATTTGGCCTGAAAAAAGAAGTGTATGCAGAAGACGATGTGTCATTCGTTGTTGACTCGATGCTTAAATACTGGGAAGGGCAAGACCAAAACTCCAAAGATCGCAGTGTTGAGGTAGCACAGCTGAATGTTCAGGCAACAGGTTTATTTGAAGATAAAGACATCACTATCTGGGCGGGTGAGCGTTACTACCAGCGTCACGATGTTCATATCGTAGATAACTACTACTGGGACGTCAGCGGTATCGGTGGTGGTGTTGAACACATTAATATGGGGCCGGGTAAGCTGTCCGTTGCGCTTCTACAAGATACTGTGGCTGGTGACTTAGATGATGGTCAGGAAACGACGGCGGTTATTGCCGATGTTCGATACGCTGGTATCCCAATGTGGGAAAATGCAGATTTGGAAGTCGGCTTGGATTATCACGCGGGTAACGAACGTAGTGGTCAGTCACTAGATGCCGACAACAGCCTGATGTTTACGGCAAGCCTTCAACAATCATTAGATAATGGCTTTAATAAAACAATCCTTCAGTTAGCGAATTCTGGTTACGCGGAGCAAATGACGACATTTGGTCATGGTAATGGTCTGGTTCGTGATGCCGCAAACAATGATGCGAAAGGCTATCGTCTGATCAACTGGGGTGTGGTTTCTGTTGGAGACAAAATTGAATTTGGTCACTCTATCCGTTATGCCGCAGCCACAGATGTTGATGGTACTGCGACGGATGACTCCACACTCAGCGTAGTAGTTCGTCCGCTATACAAATGGAACGATAGAATGCGTACTATCCTGGAAATTGGTGGTTTCTCAGAAAAGATTAATAACGTAGATAGTGCAGGTAGCAAGTTTACTGTTGCACAAGCTTGGGTACCTAAAGCGGGTTTTTGGTCTCGACCTGAGATTCGCGTATTTGCTACTTATCTGAATGATGCAGAAAATGATAATGCTTTTGGTACAGGTAAGGACACGGAAATCAGTGTTGGTATGCAGGTAGAAGCTTGGTGGTAAGCGCTTCGTAGTCCACTAACTTTTCTTGCTGGGCGGGATAGAATTATCCCGCTTAAACTCTTCAAGGTAGCTCTTCTCAGATTTCACTTCTTTCTTGATAACACATCATTGCTGTACCATTAGTTTTTCGCTAAGTCGCAATAAAATAAGATTTATCCATTCAGCTAATAGGAATTCAATGAAACGTTTTATTGTATTTACAGGTGGGCCTGGTTCAGGGAAAACATCGGTTATAGAGCACCTGCAAAGTCAGGGGTACAAGACCGCGGATGAAGTTGGTCGACGAGTGATTCAACAACAGGTTGAGAGCGGTGGTAATGCCCTTCCATGGTTGGATAAAACCGCTTTTCGTGACGCTATGGTTTCGGCAGAAATAGACAAGTATCGTCGAATTGGTGTTGGGGAAGAGTTCGTATTTTTCGATCGAAGTATCGTTGATAGTTACGGTTACAGCTTATTAGAAGACTTGGCTCTGACTGAGTGTCTCACACAGCACTGCAATCAACTCAGGCACAATCTACAGGTGTTTGTTTTCCCTCCTTGGAAAGATATATTTGCCAACGATGCGGAAAGGAAGCAAGACTTTGCCGAAGCCGTGGCCACTTATGAAAAAATGCGCGAAGCGTATCAATTGTTTGGCTACACCTTAACGGAAGTACCGAAAGTTAGCATTGAGCAACGATCACGATTTGTTCTTGATGCGCTAAGCTCTCGTTAACCTCAATCTATAAGTGACTGAAGAGATAAGTATGACTTACGAGCAGTTTAATCAGTTTTGTTCTGAGCTTCCCGCGACTACGCATATCGTGCAATGGGGGGATTCTCATGTTTGGAAGGTGGGAGGAAAGGTATTTGCCGTAGGCGGTTGGGGCAAATCGGACAAACCCGCCTTTACGTTTAAAACCTCCCCGCTAAATTTTGATTTTCTCAGCGAGCATGACGGGTATATTCCTGCGCCTTACTTTGCGAACCGAGGAATGAAATGGATTCAGCAAGTAGAAACGTCAGGTGAACTCGATGAAGAACTAGAGTACTACTTGCGCGAGTCTTATCGGTTGGTGGCGTCAGGTTTGAGTAAACGTAAGCAAAGTGAACTTGGGTTGAACTTGGAAGCGAATCGTTAGCATCCTGTCATTTCTTTTCTTCAATCTATACATTGTTCCTTTCGGTTGCTAGGATCCGCATTCGCGGCTGCACATGGATACAACTTACGAATCAAGTGACTCATTATGAATGTAGAAAATGTGCTTCCTGAACATTTTGCAGAGATGCTGGATGTTTGGGAAAACTCAGTCCGAGCGACTCATGACTTCATAACAGAAGAAGATATTGAGTTTTTTAAACCTATTATCATTGAACAAGCTTTCCCGGCCGTCACACTGAAGTGTATAAAAAATGAAACCGGCAACATTCTTGGCTTTGTCGGTGTTCATGAAGCAAAAGTAGAAATGCTGTTTGTGTTAGACGCCGCGAGAGGCAAGGGAGTGGGGAAAGCATTATTGCAATATGCCATTAAGCATCTTGGTGTAAACAAAGTAGATGTGAATGAGCAAAACCCAATGGCGGTCGACTTTTATAAACACATGGGGTTCCATGTCGAGTCGCGCTCACCTGTTGATGATATGGGGAAACCATTTCCACTTTTGCATATGACGCTCTAAGTTCCGGTTTGTCGTCACTCAACCTGTCAGAAGAAACGCTCAAAGCTAATAACTTTGAGCGTTTCCGTATATATATTAATAATTTACAGTGATTTATATCGACTTCATGGTAGATTATCTACGCAATAAATTTTGACATAAGGAAACCAATGGCTGTTTTAAAGATTCTGACCGCACCTGATCCAAGGCTGAAGATCAAAGCTGAAAAGGTATCGGACATACAATCCGTTCAATCCCTAATCGATGACATGCTGGAAACCTTGTATGCCACAAGCAATGGAATTGGTTTGGCGGCAACTCAAGTCGGCCGCCGTGAGTCTATCGTCATCATCGACCTGTCGGAGAGCCGCGATCAGCCTCTGATACTAGTCAACCCAGAAGTGGTTGAGGGTAAGAATTTAGCTATGGGGCAAGAAGGGTGTTTATCCGTCCCGGACTACTATGCTGATGTTGAGCGCTACACATCCGTTGTCGTTGAAGCATTAGATAGACACGGAGAACCTGTAAGGATTGAAAGTGATGATTTTCTTGCGATCGTCATGCAACATGAAATTGATCACTTGGCAGGTAATCTGTTTATTGACTACCTTTCCCCATTGAAGCAGCGTATGGCATTAAAAAAAGTGAAAAAACACATCAAGGCAATGGCAAACTAAACATGAAAAATGATAAAGACAGGGAGTAGACTTAATGCAGCCTTTTGAATGTGTGTCTTTTCTTTTGGTGGATAACAACCAAATATTGGTTGAAAAGAGGTCGATAGATAAAGCGAGTGACCCTGGCCTAACCTGTATTCCCGGTGGACATATAGAGGATAGCGAAACTCAGCCACAAGCCCTGTGCCGTGAGCTAAAAGAAGAATTAGATATTACTGCAAATCAATACCATTACTTGTGTTCTCTTTACCATCCCACCTCTGAGCTACAGCTACTGCATTATTACGTAGTTAGTGAGTGGCAAGGTGAGATTAAAGCATTGGAAGCAGAGAGCGTAAGTTGGGAAAAGCTTGAATCAGATTCAGTTTCGATTGAGGCAGATAAGCGAGCGATAGAAGAATTCAAGAGAGTGAATCACCATCTTTGTTAGCAGCAGGGGCTGGCAAAAAACTGAAC
This window of the Vibrio neptunius genome carries:
- a CDS encoding GNAT family N-acetyltransferase, with protein sequence MSDAVINIRPAKPDELETIHALVVSNDEWTKFNGPYFPYSHPSLEQFERGSFQRMIKGEDLQLVTVNDIPVGTVSCYWECEETRWLEAGIVIYDSAFWGKGIAATAIPLWVTYLFKNKQIERVGMTTWSGNPRMMSLALKLGFQQEARLRKVRYFNGEYYDSVKYGVLRSEWQKLHSIS
- a CDS encoding GNAT family N-acetyltransferase, whose amino-acid sequence is METQRIKLTPPSLEYSESMFTVIEDSKEEFAPFLPWVTDVLTLADIEENTKTALVNFEQFVDEFWFNIIEKATGQFIGAIGFIVRDKSVPYFEIGYWLRTSKTGKGYVTEAVSLVERYAFRVRSARRLEIKMAESNIKSQAVATRCGYHFEACLVNGRRLPSGDLDNTLIYVKTHL
- the lamB gene encoding maltoporin LamB, producing MKLLPIASALSVAILSTSTLAATSPVEFYGYMRGGVGLSNEGGSNSKWEVNKVGRLGNEDDLYGEFGLKKEVYAEDDVSFVVDSMLKYWEGQDQNSKDRSVEVAQLNVQATGLFEDKDITIWAGERYYQRHDVHIVDNYYWDVSGIGGGVEHINMGPGKLSVALLQDTVAGDLDDGQETTAVIADVRYAGIPMWENADLEVGLDYHAGNERSGQSLDADNSLMFTASLQQSLDNGFNKTILQLANSGYAEQMTTFGHGNGLVRDAANNDAKGYRLINWGVVSVGDKIEFGHSIRYAAATDVDGTATDDSTLSVVVRPLYKWNDRMRTILEIGGFSEKINNVDSAGSKFTVAQAWVPKAGFWSRPEIRVFATYLNDAENDNAFGTGKDTEISVGMQVEAWW
- a CDS encoding AAA family ATPase; protein product: MKRFIVFTGGPGSGKTSVIEHLQSQGYKTADEVGRRVIQQQVESGGNALPWLDKTAFRDAMVSAEIDKYRRIGVGEEFVFFDRSIVDSYGYSLLEDLALTECLTQHCNQLRHNLQVFVFPPWKDIFANDAERKQDFAEAVATYEKMREAYQLFGYTLTEVPKVSIEQRSRFVLDALSSR
- a CDS encoding MmcQ/YjbR family DNA-binding protein → MTYEQFNQFCSELPATTHIVQWGDSHVWKVGGKVFAVGGWGKSDKPAFTFKTSPLNFDFLSEHDGYIPAPYFANRGMKWIQQVETSGELDEELEYYLRESYRLVASGLSKRKQSELGLNLEANR
- a CDS encoding GNAT family N-acetyltransferase, with product MNVENVLPEHFAEMLDVWENSVRATHDFITEEDIEFFKPIIIEQAFPAVTLKCIKNETGNILGFVGVHEAKVEMLFVLDAARGKGVGKALLQYAIKHLGVNKVDVNEQNPMAVDFYKHMGFHVESRSPVDDMGKPFPLLHMTL
- the def gene encoding peptide deformylase — encoded protein: MAVLKILTAPDPRLKIKAEKVSDIQSVQSLIDDMLETLYATSNGIGLAATQVGRRESIVIIDLSESRDQPLILVNPEVVEGKNLAMGQEGCLSVPDYYADVERYTSVVVEALDRHGEPVRIESDDFLAIVMQHEIDHLAGNLFIDYLSPLKQRMALKKVKKHIKAMAN
- a CDS encoding NUDIX domain-containing protein translates to MQPFECVSFLLVDNNQILVEKRSIDKASDPGLTCIPGGHIEDSETQPQALCRELKEELDITANQYHYLCSLYHPTSELQLLHYYVVSEWQGEIKALEAESVSWEKLESDSVSIEADKRAIEEFKRVNHHLC